A portion of the Myripristis murdjan chromosome 13, fMyrMur1.1, whole genome shotgun sequence genome contains these proteins:
- the LOC115369643 gene encoding protein PXR1-like, which produces MADGKGDEVKKVDASGQDQRFSFPWSKDKDKGDCKEKCEEKKDKKDSKDGSDGSKKEHKKKEKKEKKDKKDKEQKDGNESDSSSSSSSSSSSSSSDEEEKKKE; this is translated from the exons ATGGCCGACG GTAAAGGTGACGAGGTGAAGAAGGTGGACGCCTCTGGTCAGGATCAGAGGTTTTCCTTCCCATGGAGTAAGGACAAGGACAAA ggcgactgcaaagaaaaatgtgaagagaagaaagacaagaaagacagCAAGGACGGGTCAGACGGCTCCAAAAAAGAGCacaagaagaaggaaaagaaggagaagaaagataagaaagacaaagaacagAAAGACGGAAATGAGTCGGAcagctcctcatcctcttcatcttcatcttcatcctccagcAGTGATGAGGAG gagaagaagaaggagtgA